One stretch of Methylopila sp. 73B DNA includes these proteins:
- a CDS encoding ATP-dependent RecD-like DNA helicase: MRWSPQQDEALASVADWLKRPRQQVFRLFGYAGTGKTTLARHLAEDLDGDVAFGAYTGKAALVMRSKGCEGATTIHAMIYRPRGGDEEGPSFAINRDGAAAKADLIVVDECSMVDEELGRDLLSFGTKVLVLGDPAQLPPVKGGGFFTEAEPDAMLTEVHRQAVDDPIIRMSLAIREGGTLDYGPYGESRVVTRREITTEDVTSADQVLVGLNKTRKLYNGRLRELKGLLDPLPAVGDKLVCLRNDKTKGLLNGGVFQVQRLKSSDATRVKMDLSPEDDLGRKSVSVSVLKAFFEGDAEGIPFAQRRKSDEFDYGYALTVHKAQGSQWDDVVLFDESYAFREHRARWLYTGLTRAAKRVTVVR, encoded by the coding sequence GTGCGGTGGTCCCCCCAGCAGGATGAGGCGCTCGCCTCCGTGGCCGATTGGCTGAAGCGGCCGCGGCAGCAGGTCTTCCGCCTGTTCGGCTACGCCGGCACGGGCAAGACCACGCTCGCCCGGCATCTGGCCGAGGATCTGGACGGCGACGTCGCCTTCGGGGCCTACACCGGCAAGGCCGCCCTCGTCATGCGCTCGAAGGGGTGCGAAGGCGCGACGACGATCCACGCGATGATCTACCGCCCGCGCGGCGGCGACGAGGAGGGCCCCTCCTTCGCGATCAACCGCGACGGCGCCGCCGCCAAGGCCGATCTGATCGTCGTTGACGAGTGCTCGATGGTGGACGAGGAGCTCGGCCGCGACCTGCTGTCGTTCGGCACCAAGGTGCTGGTGCTGGGCGATCCGGCGCAGCTGCCGCCGGTGAAGGGCGGCGGCTTCTTCACCGAGGCCGAGCCCGACGCGATGCTCACGGAGGTTCATCGCCAGGCGGTCGACGACCCGATCATCCGCATGTCGCTCGCCATCCGCGAGGGCGGGACGCTGGACTACGGCCCTTATGGCGAAAGCCGGGTGGTGACGCGACGGGAGATCACGACTGAAGACGTCACCTCGGCCGACCAGGTGCTGGTGGGCCTGAACAAGACGCGAAAGCTCTACAATGGCCGCCTGCGGGAGTTGAAGGGCCTGCTCGACCCCCTGCCCGCCGTCGGCGACAAGCTGGTCTGCCTCCGGAACGACAAGACCAAGGGCCTGCTGAACGGCGGCGTGTTCCAGGTGCAGCGGCTAAAGTCGTCGGACGCCACACGGGTGAAGATGGACCTCAGCCCGGAGGACGATCTCGGGCGCAAGTCCGTCTCGGTGAGCGTGCTCAAGGCCTTTTTCGAAGGCGACGCGGAGGGGATCCCCTTCGCCCAGCGTCGGAAATCGGACGAGTTCGACTACGGCTACGCGCTCACCGTGCACAAGGCGCAGGGTTCGCAATGGGACGACGTGGTGCTGTTCGACGAGAGCTACGCCTTCCGCGAGCACCGCGCCCGATGGCTCTACACCGGCCTGACGCGCGCCGCGAAGCGGGTGACGGTGGTGCGCTGA
- a CDS encoding nitronate monooxygenase family protein produces MPIPNVLEGRLALPVVAAPMFIVSGPELVVAQCKAGVVGSFPALNARPQGQLDLWLTRIRAELDAYAGAHPDQPVAPFAVNQIVHASNARLRQDMETCGKHRVPIVITSLRPPNEVVEAVHGWGGIVWHDVISVRHAQKALEAGVDGLILVCAGAGGHAGALSPFALLQEVRAFYDGPLLLSGALATGRAVLAAQAAGADLAYVGTRFIATAEANALEAYKRMLVDGAASDIVTSSLFTGVSGNYLKPSIAAAGLDPDALPGADKTAMNFGAVDAKAWRDVWGAGQGLGAIMDAPSVETVVGRMCAEYAVARADLAARAFK; encoded by the coding sequence ATGCCGATTCCGAACGTGCTCGAAGGACGCCTCGCCCTGCCGGTGGTCGCGGCGCCGATGTTCATCGTGTCGGGGCCGGAACTCGTCGTCGCGCAGTGCAAGGCGGGGGTGGTCGGCTCGTTTCCGGCCTTGAACGCGCGGCCGCAGGGCCAGCTCGATCTCTGGCTCACGCGCATCCGCGCCGAGCTCGACGCCTATGCGGGCGCGCATCCGGACCAGCCGGTCGCGCCCTTCGCCGTGAACCAGATCGTCCACGCGTCCAACGCCCGTCTCCGGCAGGACATGGAGACCTGCGGCAAGCACCGCGTCCCCATCGTCATCACCTCGCTGCGGCCGCCGAACGAGGTCGTCGAGGCCGTCCACGGCTGGGGCGGGATCGTCTGGCACGACGTGATCTCCGTCCGGCACGCGCAGAAGGCCCTGGAGGCCGGTGTCGACGGGCTCATCCTGGTCTGCGCCGGCGCCGGAGGCCACGCGGGAGCCCTCAGTCCGTTCGCGCTGCTGCAGGAGGTTCGGGCCTTTTACGACGGGCCGCTGTTGCTGTCCGGCGCGCTCGCGACAGGGCGCGCGGTGCTGGCGGCCCAGGCGGCGGGCGCCGACCTCGCCTACGTCGGCACCCGGTTCATCGCGACCGCGGAGGCCAATGCGCTCGAGGCTTACAAGCGGATGCTGGTCGACGGCGCCGCGAGCGACATCGTCACCTCGTCGCTCTTCACCGGCGTGAGCGGCAACTACCTCAAGCCTTCGATCGCCGCCGCCGGCCTCGATCCCGACGCGCTGCCCGGGGCCGACAAGACCGCCATGAACTTCGGAGCGGTCGACGCAAAGGCCTGGCGGGACGTCTGGGGCGCAGGCCAGGGCCTCGGCGCAATCATGGACGCGCCCTCGGTCGAAACGGTTGTTGGCCGCATGTGCGCGGAGTACGCCGTTGCGCGGGCCGATCTGGCGGCGCGCGCTTTTAAGTGA
- a CDS encoding quinoprotein dehydrogenase-associated SoxYZ-like carrier, translated as MSTPFSSSARGLRRGAYALAALGCAATLAVAPARAEDTDKTFATFKDDAFGARPIEADSPFVILDAPKRAEDAAVVPIDVQVRLPDNDPRSIAKVTLIVDENPSPVAATFALGQKRQEFGLSTRLRVNAYSSVRAVVETDDGKLHMAARFVKASGGCSAPALKDEDQALAHLGEMKFRRVTEKASERPSEANAGMSQAQLMIRHPNFSGLQMDPISRTYVPARFVNHIVVKQGEETVFTMDGGISLSEDPAISFTYPAGKGGVTVAASDTEGVQFSGALDQKKPGS; from the coding sequence ATGTCCACGCCCTTCTCGTCCTCCGCTCGCGGCCTCCGTCGGGGAGCGTACGCGCTCGCGGCGCTCGGCTGCGCCGCCACGCTCGCCGTCGCGCCCGCGCGGGCCGAGGACACCGACAAGACCTTCGCCACCTTCAAGGATGACGCCTTCGGCGCGCGCCCGATCGAGGCGGACAGCCCGTTCGTCATCCTCGACGCGCCCAAGCGCGCGGAAGACGCCGCGGTGGTTCCGATCGACGTGCAGGTGAGGCTGCCCGACAACGATCCACGCAGCATCGCAAAGGTGACCCTGATCGTCGACGAGAACCCTTCGCCGGTCGCCGCCACCTTCGCGCTGGGCCAGAAGCGCCAGGAGTTCGGCCTGTCGACGCGGCTGCGCGTGAACGCCTACTCCTCCGTTCGCGCCGTGGTCGAGACCGACGACGGCAAGCTGCACATGGCCGCCCGCTTCGTGAAGGCGAGCGGAGGCTGCTCCGCTCCCGCCCTCAAGGACGAGGACCAGGCGCTGGCGCATCTCGGCGAGATGAAGTTCCGGCGCGTGACCGAGAAGGCCTCGGAGAGGCCGTCGGAGGCGAACGCCGGCATGTCGCAGGCGCAGCTCATGATCCGCCATCCGAATTTCTCCGGGCTGCAGATGGACCCGATCAGCCGGACCTACGTTCCCGCCCGCTTCGTGAACCACATCGTAGTGAAGCAAGGCGAGGAAACGGTGTTCACGATGGACGGCGGGATCTCGCTGAGCGAAGACCCGGCCATCTCGTTCACCTATCCCGCCGGCAAGGGCGGCGTGACGGTGGCCGCGAGCGACACCGAGGGCGTGCAGTTCTCGGGCGCGCTCGATCAGAAGAAGCCGGGTTCGTGA